A stretch of Deltaproteobacteria bacterium DNA encodes these proteins:
- the glyQ gene encoding glycine--tRNA ligase subunit alpha has translation MSLSKQLTFQELIFALERYWAEQGCLIQQPYDLEVGAGTFNPATLLRCLGPEPWKVAYVEPCRRPTDGRYGENPMRVQHYYQYQVILKPSPLDIQDIYLESLRSFGIDPMDHDIRFVEDDWESPTLGAWGIGWEVWLDGMEITQFTYFQQAGGVELAPISVEITYGLERIAMYLQDVDSIFDLNWNEYIRYGDIHYQGEVEYSKYNFEKADVGMLFQSFDLAEAESSRLVEQGLVLPAYDYCLKCSHLFNLLEARGAISVAERTRFIARVRSLARAVVLAYLAQREEMGHPLIGRWEDDS, from the coding sequence ATGAGCTTGTCTAAACAATTAACGTTTCAGGAGCTTATTTTCGCCCTGGAGAGATACTGGGCCGAGCAGGGTTGTCTGATCCAGCAGCCTTATGACCTGGAAGTGGGGGCTGGAACCTTCAATCCGGCCACTTTACTTCGATGCCTCGGGCCAGAACCCTGGAAGGTGGCTTATGTTGAACCCTGCCGCCGGCCTACAGACGGCCGTTATGGCGAAAACCCTATGCGGGTCCAGCATTACTATCAGTATCAGGTCATCCTCAAACCATCGCCCTTAGACATTCAAGACATTTATCTGGAAAGCCTAAGAAGTTTTGGTATTGATCCCATGGATCACGATATAAGATTTGTCGAGGATGATTGGGAATCCCCGACGCTGGGGGCTTGGGGTATTGGATGGGAGGTCTGGCTCGATGGGATGGAGATCACTCAGTTCACTTACTTCCAGCAGGCTGGGGGAGTGGAACTGGCTCCGATATCCGTAGAGATCACATACGGCCTGGAACGGATTGCCATGTATCTCCAGGATGTAGACAGCATTTTTGATCTGAATTGGAATGAGTATATCCGATATGGAGACATTCACTATCAGGGGGAGGTCGAATATTCCAAGTACAATTTCGAAAAAGCCGATGTCGGTATGCTCTTTCAAAGTTTTGATCTGGCTGAGGCCGAATCCAGTCGCTTGGTCGAACAAGGCCTGGTCCTGCCAGCTTATGATTACTGCCTCAAATGTTCCCACCTTTTTAATCTCCTTGAGGCCAGAGGGGCAATCAGCGTGGCGGAGCGAACCCGCTTCATTGCACGCGTGCGCAGTCTCGCCAGAGCTGTGGTTTTGGCTTATCTAGCCCAGCGGGAGGAGATGGGCCACCCGTTGATAGGCCGTTGGGAGGATGATTCATGA
- a CDS encoding glutamine--tRNA ligase/YqeY domain fusion protein, with amino-acid sequence MTINNSKLTPNFIRNIISKDIKAHKNDGRVMTRFPPEPNGYLHIGHAKSICLNFGLAAEYGGLCNLRFDDTNPTKEEVEYVESIKGDVQWLGFDWGNRLYYASDYFEQLYEYAVQLIRLGKAYVDSLTAEEIRDYRGTLTKPGQDSPYRTRSVEENLDLFKRMRAGEFTDGALVLRAKIDMSSPNLNMRDPTLYRIRHETHHRTGDRWCIYPMYDYAHCLSDSIEGVTHSICTLEFEDHRPLYDWILDMLNVDYHPQQIEFARLNLTYTVMSKRKLLKLVEGGHVSGWDDPRMPTLVGMQRRGYTPESIRNFCERIGVAKRDSIVDISLLEHCLREDLNQKAPRVMAVLRPLRVIIDNYPENQEEELDFPNHPEDPSMGSRKVPFSRVLYIERDDFREDPPRKFFRLTPGREVRLRYAYYITCVGVVKDEKTGEVIELHCTYDPKTGGGGSPDGRKVKATLHWVSVTHALEAEVRLYDHLFVKEKLSDVEDGSDFNDYLNPNSLEVLKSCRVEPSLAEAAPGSRYQFERLGYFCVDSVDSSKDGLVFNRTVSLRDTWGRLSRFDSMFPE; translated from the coding sequence ATGACTATAAATAATTCTAAGCTCACTCCCAACTTTATTCGCAATATTATCAGCAAAGATATAAAGGCACATAAAAATGACGGCCGGGTTATGACTCGATTTCCGCCGGAGCCGAATGGATATCTGCATATTGGCCACGCCAAATCCATCTGTCTCAATTTTGGCCTCGCGGCTGAATATGGAGGCCTGTGCAATTTGCGGTTTGACGATACCAATCCCACTAAGGAGGAGGTTGAATATGTGGAATCAATCAAGGGGGACGTCCAGTGGCTTGGATTCGATTGGGGTAATCGGCTGTATTATGCGTCTGACTATTTTGAGCAATTATACGAGTATGCGGTTCAGCTTATCAGATTGGGTAAGGCATACGTTGATAGTTTGACCGCAGAGGAAATCAGAGATTACCGCGGCACCTTGACGAAACCAGGCCAGGACAGCCCATATCGTACCCGCTCGGTCGAAGAAAACCTGGATTTATTCAAGCGTATGCGGGCCGGAGAATTTACGGATGGCGCCCTCGTCCTGCGCGCAAAAATTGATATGTCCTCTCCGAATTTAAATATGCGGGATCCGACCCTTTACCGTATTCGACACGAGACACATCATAGAACGGGCGACAGGTGGTGTATCTATCCGATGTACGACTATGCCCATTGCCTATCGGATTCCATTGAAGGGGTAACTCACTCAATCTGTACACTGGAATTTGAAGATCATCGTCCTTTGTATGACTGGATTCTTGATATGTTGAATGTTGATTATCATCCCCAGCAAATCGAATTCGCGCGCCTCAATCTTACATATACCGTGATGAGCAAACGAAAGCTTCTTAAATTGGTCGAAGGAGGGCATGTTAGTGGCTGGGATGATCCCCGTATGCCGACACTGGTGGGGATGCAGCGGCGTGGATACACACCGGAGTCCATCCGAAATTTTTGTGAACGCATTGGCGTGGCCAAGAGGGATAGTATCGTTGATATCTCCTTGCTCGAGCATTGCCTTCGTGAGGATTTGAATCAAAAGGCCCCGCGTGTTATGGCCGTATTGCGTCCACTTCGGGTGATTATTGACAACTATCCTGAAAACCAGGAAGAAGAGCTAGATTTCCCGAATCACCCGGAGGATCCCAGCATGGGTTCCCGGAAGGTTCCTTTCTCACGCGTGCTTTATATCGAACGAGACGATTTTCGTGAAGACCCCCCCAGGAAGTTTTTCCGCCTGACCCCTGGTCGTGAGGTCCGGCTGCGATACGCCTACTATATCACCTGTGTAGGGGTGGTTAAGGACGAAAAAACAGGCGAGGTCATTGAGCTTCATTGTACCTATGATCCAAAGACCGGAGGTGGTGGGAGCCCTGACGGGCGTAAGGTCAAGGCCACCCTGCACTGGGTTTCGGTTACCCACGCGCTTGAGGCTGAAGTGCGCCTGTATGATCATCTCTTTGTAAAAGAGAAGTTGAGTGATGTGGAGGATGGTTCTGATTTCAATGATTACCTGAATCCGAATTCTTTGGAGGTACTGAAGTCGTGCCGTGTGGAACCGAGCCTGGCCGAAGCGGCTCCAGGAAGCAGATACCAGTTCGAAAGACTGGGCTATTTCTGCGTTGATTCCGTTGATTCTTCCAAAGATGGACTCGTATTTAATCGGACGGTTTCGCTGCGTGATACCTGGGGCCGACTTAGTCGTTTCGACTCCATGTTTCCAGAGTAA
- a CDS encoding DUF4115 domain-containing protein, with protein MSEKGASRKSQLHKAMQKSQTEKSRTTKILASQKRILVLILILGLFLGIYYFVNDEKKNAFLVIPERTSFHELLKKPMQTEKLATESKITPGQSHVSGKVQMPSSIKATALDETPAQMEKSEYTLKAIFWEKTWLRIHIDEDVIREYLFKPGESMTWQAKENFKLRIGNAGGLRLFFDGQALPSLGGHGEVREVILP; from the coding sequence ATGAGTGAGAAAGGGGCGTCTCGTAAATCCCAGCTACACAAGGCGATGCAGAAGAGCCAGACGGAAAAATCAAGAACAACCAAGATATTGGCGTCCCAAAAGCGAATTCTGGTCTTGATTCTGATCCTGGGGTTGTTCCTGGGAATCTACTATTTTGTTAATGATGAAAAAAAGAATGCCTTCCTGGTTATCCCGGAACGAACAAGTTTTCATGAGTTGTTAAAAAAGCCGATGCAGACAGAAAAATTAGCCACAGAAAGTAAGATAACACCAGGACAAAGTCATGTGTCAGGCAAGGTTCAAATGCCATCCTCAATAAAAGCCACTGCTTTGGACGAAACGCCGGCTCAGATGGAAAAAAGCGAATACACCTTAAAAGCAATCTTTTGGGAAAAGACCTGGCTTCGGATTCACATTGATGAAGATGTGATAAGGGAATATCTTTTCAAACCTGGTGAGTCCATGACATGGCAAGCGAAAGAAAATTTTAAACTCAGGATAGGTAACGCCGGAGGGTTAAGGCTTTTCTTTGATGGCCAGGCACTGCCTTCTCTTGGAGGTCACGGGGAGGTGAGGGAAGTGATTCTGCCTTGA
- a CDS encoding CoA transferase — MLKNIRVLDFSRVLSGPFCTRMLADLGAEVIKAESLNGDLMRQAPPFKGKFASYFTQFNLGKKSISVNLQHEKGIDLIKKLAAKCDVVIENFRPGLMTEMGLGYPVLRAINPDIIYCSISGFGQTGPEAKRPAYTDIIEAYSGLDYAAGEMYGSDGTPPGFPFSLGDTYASLNATIAILAALYHRELTGEGQLIDISMLDCILAANDSTLQKYIFSDGEDDIPTLVFRPPLKMKDGYMAASIALGFERTVQAIGRPELLEDECFKTLEARSKHFDIFIQVVKEWAQEKTIEEASEIFNKFDIPYSKVNSTAEIINSPIIRERKMLVDVELPGVGSLPIVNTPFKFFKNASQPQGPPPLLGGHNQEVFGELLGLSESELDQLTREGVISQEEAP; from the coding sequence ATGCTCAAGAACATAAGGGTGCTTGATTTCAGCCGCGTATTATCCGGACCCTTTTGCACGCGTATGCTGGCTGACCTTGGGGCTGAAGTCATAAAAGCCGAGTCGTTGAACGGAGACCTCATGCGGCAGGCGCCACCCTTCAAAGGCAAATTTGCAAGCTATTTTACACAGTTTAATTTGGGCAAGAAAAGTATCAGCGTCAATCTTCAACATGAAAAAGGAATAGATTTAATCAAGAAGCTCGCAGCCAAATGCGATGTCGTTATTGAAAATTTTCGTCCGGGACTCATGACGGAAATGGGATTGGGATATCCTGTCTTGAGGGCCATCAATCCAGATATTATTTACTGCTCCATCTCAGGGTTCGGCCAAACAGGGCCGGAAGCAAAACGACCCGCCTATACGGATATTATTGAAGCCTATAGCGGTCTGGATTATGCCGCCGGCGAGATGTACGGCTCAGACGGGACGCCGCCTGGATTTCCTTTCTCCCTGGGAGACACCTATGCTTCCCTCAATGCAACGATCGCGATCCTGGCAGCCCTGTATCATCGTGAGTTAACCGGTGAAGGTCAGCTTATTGATATTTCCATGCTGGACTGTATTCTGGCGGCCAATGACTCCACGCTTCAAAAATATATCTTCTCCGACGGTGAGGATGACATTCCCACTCTAGTCTTCAGACCACCCCTGAAAATGAAGGATGGCTACATGGCGGCCTCGATTGCCTTGGGTTTTGAGAGGACTGTCCAGGCCATTGGTCGGCCTGAACTCCTTGAGGACGAATGTTTCAAGACTCTCGAGGCCAGGAGCAAGCATTTTGATATCTTCATCCAGGTGGTCAAGGAATGGGCCCAGGAAAAAACGATCGAGGAGGCAAGCGAAATTTTTAATAAATTCGATATTCCTTACAGTAAGGTCAATTCAACCGCGGAAATCATCAACAGCCCTATAATCCGCGAACGGAAGATGTTAGTTGATGTTGAACTCCCAGGTGTTGGCAGCCTGCCCATAGTGAATACCCCTTTTAAATTCTTCAAAAACGCAAGCCAACCACAGGGTCCTCCTCCCCTCCTGGGTGGACACAATCAGGAGGTCTTCGGTGAACTTCTGGGATTGTCTGAGAGTGAGCTTGACCAACTCACCCGTGAGGGAGTCATTTCCCAGGAAGAAGCCCCGTAA
- a CDS encoding amidohydrolase, translating to MVIDIECDIPTREVYQADLDSLEQSGDQGMANYINIFGPKWASDIGMSPAEFEEAKETIGPVKLRRMITEKAMEKAMTEEEFIRMLDDAGVTYACIGTGRFASFEHTARLAEKHRDKLIPWCRISPHLGMAGVRKLEYCVKELGFKGLEVSTFRERLYANDKKYYPLYAKCVEMNIPIRVYTTMNYATDRAMDLGRPLYLDEVARDFPELPIIAGLGGWPWVPELVGLARRHTNLYIDFAAHRPKYIAKPGSGFEMLLQFGNTLLQDRILFASSWMTLGLPLKQIIQETKELPLKDSVKPKWLYENAARILKLG from the coding sequence ATGGTCATTGATATCGAATGTGATATCCCTACCCGGGAAGTCTATCAGGCGGACCTGGATTCCTTGGAGCAGAGTGGAGACCAGGGCATGGCCAATTATATTAATATCTTTGGCCCTAAATGGGCCTCTGACATAGGGATGAGCCCTGCTGAATTTGAAGAAGCTAAGGAAACAATAGGGCCGGTAAAATTAAGGAGAATGATTACCGAGAAAGCCATGGAAAAGGCCATGACCGAGGAAGAATTTATCCGCATGCTGGATGATGCGGGCGTGACCTATGCTTGCATCGGAACAGGTCGGTTTGCCTCATTTGAACATACGGCCAGGCTGGCTGAGAAACATAGAGACAAATTAATACCATGGTGCAGAATAAGCCCTCACCTTGGAATGGCTGGCGTTAGAAAGCTGGAGTATTGTGTAAAGGAGCTTGGATTTAAAGGCTTAGAAGTATCTACCTTTAGAGAAAGACTATATGCCAATGATAAAAAATATTATCCCCTCTATGCTAAATGCGTTGAGATGAATATTCCGATCAGGGTCTATACAACTATGAATTATGCTACAGATCGGGCTATGGATCTTGGACGGCCGCTTTATCTTGATGAGGTTGCGCGTGATTTTCCTGAGTTACCCATCATTGCAGGCTTGGGCGGGTGGCCCTGGGTGCCTGAGCTGGTTGGATTGGCGCGAAGACATACTAATTTATACATTGATTTTGCCGCGCATCGCCCGAAATATATTGCCAAACCTGGAAGCGGGTTCGAGATGCTGCTTCAGTTCGGGAATACGCTTCTTCAAGATCGAATTCTCTTCGCCAGTTCATGGATGACGCTTGGGCTCCCTTTAAAGCAGATCATCCAGGAGACCAAGGAGCTTCCTTTGAAAGATTCGGTCAAACCAAAGTGGCTGTATGAAAACGCTGCTCGGATTTTGAAGCTTGGCTAA
- a CDS encoding ABC transporter permease, whose product MLAYIVRRILLLIPALLAITLVAFLILQLIPGDPARVIVGIDADEKQLEAIRHQLGLDKPIIVQYGIFLKSIVRFNFGQSIRSQDDVINQILPRFKNTLLLALVSITISVIVGVLAGVIASTKQNTSLDYAITSLVLLGISAPTFWIGLLLILFFSVFAGLFPAGGIEGLKSIILPAITLAAPSAAVTARMTRSSMLEVLRMDYIKTARAKGQKESRIVFKHALKNALLPTITIVGIQFGYLMGGSVLVETVFSWPGLGWLIVDAIFAKDYPVVQACVIFFAFSFILVNLVVDILYGYINPRVTYD is encoded by the coding sequence ATGCTCGCTTACATCGTCAGACGGATTTTACTGCTGATTCCTGCCTTACTTGCCATTACCCTGGTGGCCTTTCTTATTCTTCAGTTGATACCGGGTGATCCGGCCAGAGTCATAGTCGGTATTGACGCAGATGAAAAACAATTAGAAGCAATCCGCCATCAATTAGGACTTGATAAACCTATTATCGTTCAATATGGAATTTTTTTAAAAAGCATAGTCAGGTTTAATTTTGGCCAATCCATCAGATCACAGGATGATGTTATAAATCAAATCCTGCCCAGGTTCAAAAACACTCTGCTGCTTGCCTTGGTCAGCATCACCATATCCGTTATTGTTGGTGTACTGGCGGGTGTTATTGCCTCAACCAAACAAAACACATCCTTAGATTATGCGATTACCAGTTTAGTTCTTTTAGGCATTTCCGCGCCAACTTTTTGGATCGGACTCCTTCTAATTTTGTTCTTTAGTGTTTTTGCCGGCCTGTTTCCAGCTGGAGGGATCGAGGGACTTAAGAGTATTATTTTACCGGCTATAACCCTGGCCGCCCCATCAGCAGCAGTGACAGCAAGGATGACGCGCTCCTCCATGCTGGAAGTTCTTCGCATGGATTACATCAAGACGGCCAGAGCCAAAGGTCAGAAGGAAAGTAGAATTGTTTTCAAGCATGCCCTTAAGAACGCTCTCCTGCCAACCATTACTATCGTGGGTATTCAATTTGGTTATTTAATGGGTGGTTCGGTTCTGGTTGAGACAGTTTTTAGCTGGCCAGGTTTAGGCTGGTTAATCGTGGATGCCATTTTTGCCAAAGATTATCCTGTGGTTCAAGCATGCGTTATCTTTTTTGCCTTCAGTTTCATTCTGGTAAATCTGGTGGTGGATATACTTTATGGCTACATTAACCCCAGAGTGACTTATGATTAA
- a CDS encoding ABC transporter permease: MNSGINDEKRKTNLKLAWLRLKRNRIALTGMVIILLFFLTGIFASHLAPHDPFKQDLDKIRTGLSFEHPLGCDQVGRDVLSRIIYGALITIKIVIISVAIGLFIGSTIGIIGGYYGRKVDMVVIFLADLLLAFPGLILAIAIIAAAGTGLTGVILAIGLSSIPQFIRVTRSVVIGEKESDYVLAARAIGEGDLNIMVRYILPNCLAPIVVLVMLRIAIIILIASGLSFLGLGVQPPTPEWGAMLAEGRAYLQIAPHIVIFPGLAIMIVVLAFNLFGDGLRDALDPRMKM, translated from the coding sequence ATGAACTCGGGCATTAATGATGAAAAGAGAAAAACCAATTTGAAGCTTGCCTGGCTTCGGCTTAAGCGCAACAGGATAGCTCTGACCGGGATGGTAATCATTTTATTGTTTTTTTTAACTGGCATATTTGCCTCTCATTTAGCCCCTCATGATCCTTTCAAACAAGACCTTGATAAGATCAGGACAGGTTTGAGTTTTGAACACCCGCTGGGCTGCGATCAGGTGGGAAGAGATGTATTGTCGAGAATTATTTATGGAGCCTTGATAACTATCAAAATAGTTATAATCTCTGTGGCCATAGGCCTATTTATAGGTTCCACTATTGGGATAATTGGTGGCTATTACGGCCGGAAGGTGGATATGGTCGTCATTTTTTTAGCTGACCTTCTCCTAGCCTTCCCAGGATTGATTTTGGCCATTGCGATCATAGCAGCGGCAGGAACAGGGTTAACTGGCGTGATTCTGGCCATTGGTCTTTCATCCATTCCACAATTTATCCGGGTCACGAGAAGCGTCGTCATTGGTGAGAAAGAAAGCGATTATGTCCTTGCGGCCAGGGCCATAGGAGAAGGCGATCTTAACATTATGGTTCGTTACATATTACCTAATTGCCTCGCCCCTATTGTGGTGCTGGTGATGCTCCGGATAGCGATCATCATTCTTATTGCGTCCGGTTTGAGTTTTCTGGGTTTGGGGGTTCAACCTCCCACACCGGAATGGGGCGCTATGCTGGCCGAAGGACGGGCCTACTTACAGATCGCGCCTCACATCGTGATATTTCCCGGACTGGCGATCATGATTGTCGTGCTGGCCTTCAACCTTTTCGGAGACGGTCTGCGGGATGCCTTGGACCCAAGGATGAAGATGTAA
- a CDS encoding CoA ester lyase has translation MRLRRSSLFVPGNKPAWMEKAVNYGADSLILDLEDSVPDHEKTLARPLVKEALKFLKQAGQACAVRINGLATGMTLDDLEGVMCPELESVSLPKVEIVEDMRELDVLLTHLERRNNIEIGSIKTALALETAKAMRNAYNIAISFPRIQGLSLAAGPGGDASRSVGYIWSKQGKETLYLRSKAVLDARAAGIQYPTISSWWDIKDLEGLERDARLNRQLGFRGQTVIHPTHVPVVNKVFSPTADEIAFYKGLIKALEEAEKKGTAAVVYEGDMIDYAMAKTAREMLEFAGSIGLDV, from the coding sequence ATGAGACTCAGGCGGTCATCGTTATTCGTTCCTGGTAATAAGCCTGCCTGGATGGAAAAGGCGGTTAATTACGGCGCGGACTCGCTTATCCTTGACCTGGAGGATTCGGTCCCGGATCACGAAAAGACATTAGCCCGGCCTCTGGTTAAAGAGGCGCTGAAATTTTTAAAGCAAGCCGGGCAAGCCTGTGCGGTCAGGATCAACGGCCTGGCCACGGGCATGACTCTTGATGATCTTGAGGGTGTGATGTGTCCAGAGCTGGAAAGTGTATCATTACCCAAGGTGGAGATTGTTGAGGATATGAGAGAACTGGATGTATTGCTTACTCATCTGGAGAGGCGTAACAATATTGAGATTGGGAGCATCAAAACAGCCTTGGCCCTGGAAACGGCTAAAGCGATGCGAAACGCTTACAATATAGCTATCTCCTTTCCGCGGATTCAGGGCCTTTCTCTGGCCGCCGGTCCCGGCGGTGATGCCAGCCGATCTGTCGGTTATATATGGTCTAAGCAAGGCAAAGAAACCCTCTATCTCCGATCAAAAGCGGTGCTTGATGCCCGGGCCGCAGGGATACAGTATCCCACCATCAGCTCCTGGTGGGATATCAAGGATTTGGAAGGGCTTGAGCGTGATGCACGTTTGAACCGACAGCTTGGGTTTAGAGGCCAAACGGTCATTCATCCCACACACGTTCCGGTGGTTAACAAGGTCTTTTCTCCGACCGCTGATGAAATCGCTTTTTACAAGGGATTGATCAAGGCTTTGGAAGAGGCAGAGAAAAAAGGAACAGCAGCTGTTGTTTATGAAGGAGATATGATTGATTACGCCATGGCCAAAACCGCACGGGAAATGCTTGAATTCGCCGGTTCAATCGGTCTGGATGTCTAG
- a CDS encoding acyl-CoA dehydrogenase family protein translates to MHEHDYGFSDELKLLTETVQKFVKNEIIPVEHNLDPDAVEFPEEDVARLQEKTRAMGMYQPSVPEAYGGAGLDFFSNTVFMEQLSQHRQGLYNAGGGAFGREINPLLYGGTEKQKEKYLLPWVWGEIRGCFAITEPSGGSDPARAIRTRAVKTSKGWVINGTKIWISYAKKADFVTVFVRTDDSPIGTRGEITCFIVEKGTPGYHIGNAIPVIRPEAPYELIFEDCLVPEEQVLGGRGNGFELLKSLLTQNRIPYAAQCVGIAQRSLEMASEYAKIRETFGKPLSQRQAIQWMLADSALEVHAARLVVYNAARLRAENKPFQIESSMAKLMASEIALNVVDRAMQIHGGMGLAKELPLERWYRELRTRRIGEGPSEVHRMVIARTLT, encoded by the coding sequence ATGCATGAGCACGATTATGGGTTTTCCGACGAGCTTAAGTTGCTCACAGAGACGGTGCAGAAGTTTGTAAAAAACGAGATTATCCCGGTCGAACACAACCTGGATCCGGACGCTGTAGAATTTCCTGAGGAAGATGTGGCTCGCCTGCAGGAAAAGACCCGGGCCATGGGGATGTATCAGCCGTCGGTGCCTGAGGCATATGGGGGTGCGGGTCTGGATTTTTTTTCAAACACCGTTTTTATGGAGCAGCTTAGTCAGCACCGGCAGGGATTGTATAATGCCGGCGGCGGCGCCTTTGGCCGTGAGATTAATCCTCTCCTGTATGGAGGCACTGAAAAGCAAAAAGAGAAATATCTCCTGCCTTGGGTTTGGGGTGAGATTCGCGGCTGTTTTGCCATTACGGAACCTTCCGGTGGATCAGATCCGGCCAGAGCCATTAGAACCCGTGCGGTCAAGACATCAAAGGGATGGGTAATCAATGGCACCAAGATTTGGATTTCTTATGCTAAAAAAGCCGATTTCGTAACGGTTTTCGTTCGAACCGACGACAGCCCTATTGGGACGCGAGGTGAAATCACCTGTTTTATTGTAGAGAAGGGAACCCCGGGTTACCACATCGGCAATGCCATTCCCGTTATTCGGCCTGAGGCTCCATATGAGCTTATTTTTGAAGATTGCTTGGTACCAGAAGAGCAGGTGCTGGGCGGGCGTGGTAATGGTTTCGAGCTTTTGAAATCTCTGCTTACTCAGAATCGTATTCCATATGCGGCACAATGTGTGGGCATTGCGCAAAGATCACTGGAGATGGCCTCTGAATACGCCAAGATCCGGGAAACGTTTGGCAAGCCGCTTTCACAAAGGCAAGCTATCCAATGGATGCTGGCTGATTCTGCTCTGGAAGTCCATGCTGCCAGATTGGTCGTTTATAATGCGGCTCGATTAAGAGCTGAAAATAAACCGTTTCAGATCGAATCGTCCATGGCCAAACTTATGGCCAGTGAAATAGCTCTGAACGTTGTTGATCGAGCCATGCAGATACATGGGGGGATGGGATTAGCCAAAGAGCTGCCGCTTGAACGCTGGTATCGCGAATTGCGGACCCGTCGAATCGGTGAAGGGCCCTCAGAGGTGCACCGGATGGTTATCGCGAGAACTTTAACCTAA
- a CDS encoding enoyl-CoA hydratase/isomerase family protein: MKLIYEVKDKVAYITINRPEAMNAMDPEVYELLSKAWINVRDDPDVWVAIITGAGEKAFTAGADLKTAIPREQEKADFWLTQKDMLLNRGLEVWKPVIAAVNGYCLAGGMTLLFATDIRIAAEHAVFEISEVKRGILPGNGGTQRALRNLPFPIAMEMLLLGRRLTSQEALTYGLINKVVPMKDLLPAAQDYARRLCECGPLALRAIKELAIRSQSLPLEQGLRLEQSFQAFLRTTEDAQEGPRAFAEKRKPNYKGR, encoded by the coding sequence ATGAAACTTATCTATGAAGTGAAAGATAAAGTGGCGTATATCACCATCAACCGGCCTGAAGCCATGAACGCTATGGACCCGGAGGTCTATGAACTGCTTTCAAAGGCTTGGATAAACGTTCGCGATGACCCCGATGTTTGGGTTGCCATTATTACCGGAGCGGGCGAGAAGGCATTCACCGCGGGCGCGGATCTCAAAACGGCCATACCTCGAGAGCAGGAAAAGGCTGATTTTTGGCTGACCCAGAAGGATATGCTGCTCAATCGGGGCCTGGAGGTGTGGAAGCCCGTGATAGCCGCAGTGAACGGGTACTGTCTGGCTGGTGGCATGACGCTTCTGTTTGCAACCGATATCCGGATTGCGGCCGAACACGCCGTATTTGAAATATCCGAGGTGAAGAGAGGTATCCTGCCAGGAAATGGGGGAACCCAGAGGGCCTTACGAAACCTTCCTTTCCCCATTGCCATGGAAATGTTGTTGCTCGGCCGACGTCTGACTTCTCAAGAGGCCCTGACTTACGGTCTGATCAACAAGGTCGTTCCGATGAAAGATCTTCTGCCAGCGGCACAGGATTATGCCAGGAGATTGTGTGAATGCGGACCCTTGGCCCTCCGTGCTATCAAAGAATTGGCCATCAGATCCCAGAGTCTGCCTCTAGAACAAGGTCTCCGGCTGGAACAGTCGTTTCAGGCATTTCTCCGCACCACCGAAGACGCTCAAGAAGGACCGAGGGCGTTTGCCGAAAAGAGAAAGCCTAATTATAAAGGCAGATGA
- a CDS encoding UTRA domain-containing protein gives MFSNQPEAFRQGRIYKLQRMRQDTKNLRNKRISDTFLPAWLVDRIDLEQLLYKPVIQVIGRLDISKTISIHQTIRPWVCDAEMAELLDIPEGTSLFHLAWRCFDPDERILWYTEGISTFNALSSEENIDLSLIITEEVKS, from the coding sequence TTGTTTTCAAACCAGCCGGAGGCTTTTCGGCAGGGACGCATATACAAACTGCAAAGGATGAGGCAGGATACAAAGAATCTGAGGAACAAACGCATTAGCGATACTTTCCTGCCCGCCTGGCTAGTTGATCGTATAGACCTCGAACAACTCTTGTATAAGCCCGTCATTCAGGTCATAGGCCGCCTGGATATTAGTAAGACGATAAGCATTCACCAGACAATCCGCCCCTGGGTCTGCGATGCTGAGATGGCTGAGCTTCTTGATATTCCGGAGGGAACATCGCTTTTTCACTTGGCATGGCGGTGCTTTGACCCGGATGAACGCATATTATGGTATACTGAAGGGATCTCGACGTTTAATGCCTTATCAAGCGAGGAAAATATTGATCTGAGTCTAATTATAACAGAGGAGGTTAAAAGCTGA